From the Populus nigra chromosome 13, ddPopNigr1.1, whole genome shotgun sequence genome, the window TGACCAAAACGTGAAGTGCCATCTCACTAGTTTAGGCATTAGCATTACAAGCACATACACTGACAGTGATTATTAGGGATGCTACTTAGCAACTATATATCTTCCTCTAGTCACTGCTAAATATGTGCTCTCTAAACTTCATAGCCTACCTGCACAGAAAATCCGGTGTCCCTATCCTCCACCAGACAGCAGAATCCAGTCTCAGTCCTAAAAACAAATGGCCAGTTTCCATCTCTCATATTCATATGATGTCTGAGAAGCCAATGCCTAAGAGTCTAACTTACACCTTGAGTGAAGTAATTGCCCAAAGTTTATTAAGCTTAACACCCTCAACATATCTTTCCAACTTTATGCATATTGGGACTTGAAGTACTCAGCAGCGGATTCCACCTCCACACTACTCATACTTAAAGAGGATACGTGACTCGTTGCCACTTTTTAATTCTCATAACCAGGAAATAATGTCATTCCCTTAATAGTTTATGTCAATGATAGTATCGGAGGGAGGGAGTGAGTCAGTTGGGGTGAGGGTCTTAACTGCTCTGAAGCAGAAAGCAATTTCAAAAATCCTCAAATTGAATTGCCCCAACACTAGTAAATTACCATTAATTATAGACGCTGTTTTAGCAGACATTCTAAGAATATAGACATTCATACTGTTATTTTCTATCCAAATAAAATATTCCTCTTAATAAttccaaacaaatcaaaagggTATTACAGGCAGTCAACTTGAAGAATGAGTCATCTTTCAGGAACCGTTCAAACCAACCAGCAACACTCTACCTAATACCTTTAAGACTAGACTGGCCATCAATGATGAATAACATAACCCTCGTCAGACTTTTTACTGACCTCATGAATGCCTTTTGCTTCTATGGCTCCATATTAACCCACCACTGCATGTCTACAAAAAGACTTGCTACCCCATAATGTCAATCCATGGTCTGGAAAAAAGTACTGAGATTCCAGCTAGAAACTTTGGATCTTGCAATCTGTTAGTAGCAATTTAATAGGTTATTTACTTTGTGAAATTGGTAACATGTACAATTTCGAAGGTCTTTGGGGAATGCATCTTCTAGGTTATAATCCTGGctcaaatttaaaaggaaaagggagCACTTACGGTTAAGATTACAACATACTGCAACCATTTCATATAGAAAACTCATTGCATGTATCCAATTTCACAAAGAAACATAACTGCATGCCTAGGTCATGCATAGATATCAGAAAGCCTTGGTAGTACATCCAAGAATATAAAAACCAAGGATGCAACTGAAACCATCAAATTGCTGTTCAACAGCGAATTCTGCTGATGCTTGAACAATATTAACTATTTTCAGTAATGAAATCTAATCCACTGTGTTGCAGGCAATACAAAGACTATTGAATGCTTTTGTAAACAGGCAGTGTGGTGATTTTCAGCAATAAGCAAACCAAACACTAATTGACTCAAGGCGAGTTTTCAATAGCAAAAGAAACCCATGTGCATAATTATCGATCTCTCCAAAATTGCATAAACCAGTACATAAAATGCATAAAATTTAACTCAATATAAACAAACAATCACGGATCCGATCAAGGAATCAAAAAATGACCTTCAACACTCCAAATCTAAATgagaaaaaactcaaattaaataaaaactcaaatcaacagatattcttaaacaaaacataataattcataaaaaaatatcaaattaacttCAAATCATTAAGCATGAGTAATTAACACAAAAGGACTGGCTTGATTAAACATAACAAACTTCTCTTTATTTCTTAGTATTCCCTTTACCTCCGCCCGAGGATTCCCCTCCCGCTGCCTGTGCTGCCTTCTTGGCCGTCTTTTCTTGCAGCGCCTTCGCGTCTCTacaaaatcaaatccaaaaagaaaacttacaaatttaacaaaaaaaaatcaaaattaaattcgaaaaaactgaagaagaaaaaagagccGCACCTTTCACGACGCTGTTCAGGAGTCAAACCATCGTCTTTATTTTTGCCTTTGTTGCCGTTACGAGCTTGAGCTCTCTCACGATCTTTCTCTCTTTGATTTCCGCGTGAAAAATGaattaaaggaaacaaaataataaaaataaaattgcagaaattaaaagattaaataaaaattgggaGATCTAGAattagcaaagaaaaaatagaaaaggataTGAGCCATTGTTGTAGCTGCTGCTGAGCAGAGACAGAGAGACTCTGTTTTGCGATTTGttggagagagagggggagactTGCAACTCAAAGCTAATagagtggttttttctttttcttttttctgaggCCTGAGAGCTGGACATCAAGAAAAAGtcaaaactttttcttttttcttttccagtctttttttattggagtgGTTTGAGACTCGAGAGTAATAGGTGGCATGACCAAAATCATTGCacgatttattttggttttttcaatgtaaaataaatgttaaaattatgtaaatatttttataaaagcaaaatattaaagatttttattattgttaataaactcaagtaatttaataacataaaaaataaaaagataataaataaataaaactaacaaaaaaaataactagaaaaccTAGTTCATTCGAGTAAACACACTAAATATATAACTTAGTTATGATATGAGGGTAACCTTagtgaaatgaagaaaaagtgaTTGATTCCTCAAAttctacaaacaaaaaaaaaagctaaatttagtATTGAAGTGTTTCTATGGATGAGAAGGTTCCTATTGAGATGTTTTTAAACTTGTATATTGCAGAAAAAAGTAGattagagatttgttttttcaacatgttttttttaattgatttaggaGTGTTTTGAATTTACAAATCAATATATTAAGGTTTTAAGGATTTTTATTAGatgttttagattaaaataaatttaaaattaatttttctaagtCAAATAACATCGGCATGATATTTCAGCACCTTTTTAGTGGCTTCAATCAAGACAAGTAAATGATGAGTCATCTATAATAAAAGCGACACATTATgggctttattattatttttaaaatgaaaaatgtgtcatccatcattgaaaaaaaaattaaattttaagtgcGTGGACTTTGCTTTGTAGGCCCACTCATGCtagccttttatttttgtcGGCCCATCCCTTTGGCCTAGACActtcattcattaaaaaaaattcattgaaattcaatatatatatatatatatttatatatatatataaaagacttaacatgatatttaaataattttttaattttttcatggttcttaaATGATATTATAGGTTATTATGGGattgttaaaatttttatcaattacTATATATACGtaatatgcaaaaataaaaaataaaagattgttCATGGTTATtcaatgaagataaaatttcttttctttaagttttttaatggattttttacattattttattgtattttttttttcaatcacatGCAAAATATTGAGACActgtaataatattattttacaaaaaaaatttacttttaagatcataatagttatttaaaaagcaatacttataataaaaacatgttttttgttCAAACAATCAAGAgatgcattaataaaaaaatggggTTTAGgttgaagaaatatattttttcactataattttatttgttgtcttttgaataaatatctatttttataattatttaattaaataaaaaatattttttaaaaaataaaattattaaacccgtGACAGCAATAACCTGTTAAAAGGTTGAGTGAGAGGAACAGGACTTGAGGAAATTGAGTGAAAAACACAAGAATTCTGCTTATCTTCATGGATGACAATCATATCCACTTTGATGGAGGTTGACCTCTGTTTATAAATACATTCTACATTATATAcgggttaaattaattttttaaatataaaaaaatatgcaacatTGTTAATATcttttagtagaaaaaaataaaatcatgttgagttttatttaatatgacCCGATCTATTTGATTGGTTAAAAAACAACccgtataaataatttaaaagtagtttgacttaaaaaaataaaattcaaaatgatatttttattttaaaaatattaacacaacaatatattggatcaacctatattaatttaggttaatttgttaaatttatggCTTGAATCATAAGATAATGATAaccctatatatataaagcatatcataacaaattataaaacataatcaattattaactaaatgttgaaaaataaaattaaaaaaacaaaacaaaaactcaaattaatctagttaacatgttaaatccataaattaagttataagactatgataaccccttaaaaaaatataaatttaaacaaattattcaacTAATTAAAAGGTAAACGACCCAAACTTCTTAATCTGTGttcttactttctttttttttgatttgcttggggtgttcgggtcagcttgcgcgcaccacgactattccccacggtccactggacatcctgcaagcccaggagcaggtaaggcaccgcggggtgGCAGGCGTGCACATAAAGGGTCGAAACCGGAACGGGGacagaacaagtcacacgattgaccacagcagctagaccCTGAAGTGCATATGTGTTCTTACTTGAAACAACTTCTCCTAGCCTACCTCCTCTAATCGCAGTTGGCAATATCCCTGGAATTAATTAAGGGAATTTGATTTGCATACCTTCCATGGAGG encodes:
- the LOC133670774 gene encoding uncharacterized protein LOC133670774, coding for MARGNQREKDRERAQARNGNKGKNKDDGLTPEQRRERDAKALQEKTAKKAAQAAGGESSGGGKGNTKK